From Candidatus Edwardsbacteria bacterium RifOxyA12_full_54_48, a single genomic window includes:
- a CDS encoding four helix bundle protein: MYSTKSFADLIVWQKSYKLCIEIYKITKAFPSQENFGLTSQIRRCSVSIPSNIAEGYARKNRKEYIQFLYTANGSLAELQTQLMLSKDIGYLKENDFTSLYSLSQEIGRMLWKMIVGLRQKEP; encoded by the coding sequence ATGTATAGCACTAAAAGTTTTGCCGACCTTATCGTTTGGCAAAAATCATATAAATTGTGTATTGAGATATATAAAATAACCAAGGCGTTTCCCAGCCAGGAAAATTTCGGTCTGACCTCCCAGATCAGGAGGTGTTCGGTCTCAATTCCCTCAAATATTGCCGAGGGCTATGCACGCAAAAATCGCAAGGAATATATTCAATTTTTATATACGGCAAATGGTTCATTGGCAGAACTGCAGACGCAATTGATGCTTTCGAAAGATATTGGCTATTTAAAGGAAAATGATTTTACAAGCTTATATTCCCTATCGCAGGAAATCGGCAGAATGCTCTGGAAAATGATAGTTGGCTTGAGACAAAAAGAACCTTAA